The Ornithodoros turicata isolate Travis chromosome 9, ASM3712646v1, whole genome shotgun sequence genome includes a region encoding these proteins:
- the LOC135369466 gene encoding homeobox protein Nkx-3.2-like: protein MAQQGLCDRQLELEEGPIPSRYGFSFCPRYANTTDGGRQLPTEQPKVAHKKRSRAAFSHAQVYELERRFSLQRYLSGPERADLAQALKLTETQVKIWFQNRRYKTKRRQSQEDRDVVNTVACRKASVKVLVRDDQVVYTPQEILRPTVLLPSVPLPGLDPLYSYQHHLRACSFIGCTT, encoded by the exons ATGGCGCAACAAGGTCTGTGCGACAGACAGCTCGAACTCGAAGAGGGTCCCATCCCATCCCGCTATGGGTTTTCGTTTTGTCCACGATACGCAAATACCACGG ATGGTGGACGTCAACTGCCGACCGAGCAGCCAAAGGTCGCCCACAAGAAAAGGTCGCGAGCAGCATTCTCACACGCCCAGGTGTATGAGCTGGAACGGCGGTTCAGCCTTCAGCGGTACCTGTCCGGCCCAGAGAGGGCGGATTTGGCACAGGCACTGAAGCTCACAGAAACTCAG GTGAAGATCTGGTTCCAAAATCGCCGATACAAGACGAAACGACGCCAAAGTCAAGAAGACCGCGATGTCGTCAACACCGTTGCGTGCAGGAAGGCATCCGTGAAAGTCCTGGTACGAGACGACCAGGTCGTCTACACACCCCAGGAGATATTGCGTCCAACGGTACTCTTACCATCAGTACCCTTACCGGGCCTGGACCCTCTCTACTCCTATCAGCATCACTTAAGAGCGTGTTCCTTCATCGGCTGCACGACGTAA